A region of Vicia villosa cultivar HV-30 ecotype Madison, WI unplaced genomic scaffold, Vvil1.0 ctg.000467F_1_1, whole genome shotgun sequence DNA encodes the following proteins:
- the LOC131628585 gene encoding homocysteine S-methyltransferase 3-like, which yields MELGMRDFLNKCGGAAVIDGGFATELERHGVDLNDPLWSAKCLFTSPHLVRRVHLDYLDAGANIILTSSYQATIQGFEAKGFSKEEGKTLLRRSVELAIEARNIYNDRCTKDSFDFIRDERYGRSRPILVAASVGSYGAYLADGSEYTGDYGDSVTVQTLKDFHRERVKILVDAGADLIAFETIPNKLDAQAYVELMEEEGIETPAWFSFSCKDENNVASGDSILDCASIADSCRQVVAVGVNCTAPRFIHGLISSIKKVTSKPILAYPNSGETYNPDNNQWEKSSVEAEEDFVPYIGKWRYAGASLFGGCCRTTPKTIRGIAEAISEKPHGKSI from the exons ATGGAGTTAGGAATGAGAGATTTTCTGAACAAGTGTGGTGGCGCCGCCGTGATAGACGGTGGTTTTGCAACTGAGCTTGAACGCCATGGAGTAGACCTCAATGATCCACTTTGGAGTGCCAAATGCCTCTTTACTTCTCCTCACCTCGTTCGAAGG GTTCACCTTGATTACCTTGATGCAGGAGCAAACATAATATTAACATCTTCTTATCAG GCTACAATTCAAGGTTTTGAAGCTAAAGGATTCTCCAAGGAAGAAGGTAAAACTCTCCTTAGAAGAAGTGTGGAGCTTGCAATCGAGGCACGCAATATTTATAACGATAGGTGCACAAAAGATTCCTTCGATTTTATCAGAGATGAGAGATACGGAAGAAGCCGTCCGATTTTAGTCGCAGCTTCTGTTGGAAGCTACGGCGCCTATTTAGCCGATGGCTCGGAATATAC AGGGGACTATGGCGATTCCGTCACTGTCCAGACACTCAAAGATTTTCACAGGGAAAGGGTAAAGATTCTCGTTGACGCGGGCGCTGATTTAATTGCTTTTGAAACAATTCCAAACAAGCTTGATGCACAGGCTTATGTTGAACTTATGGAGGAAGAAGGAATAGAAACTCCTGCATGGTTTTCTTTTTCTTGCAAGGATGAAAACAACGTGGCTAGTGGGGATTCTATTTTAGATTGTGCTTCGATTGCTGATTCGTGTCGACAAGTTGTTGCCGTTGGAGTTAACTGCACTGCTCCTAGATTTATTCATGGCTTGATTTCATCTATTAAAAAG GTAACAAGTAAACCAATACTTGCGTATCCTAATAGTGGAGAGACTTATAATCCTGATAACAATCAATGGGAG AAATCAAGTGTGGAAGCTGAGGAAGACTTTGTGCCTTACATAGGGAAGTGGCGTTATGCTGGGGCTTCACTTTTTGGTGGCTGCTGTAGAACCACTCCCAAAACAATTAGAGGCATAGCTGAGGCAATATCTGAAAAACCTCATGGAAAATCAATATAA